A window of Flavobacterium flavigenum contains these coding sequences:
- a CDS encoding polysaccharide biosynthesis/export family protein, with protein MNLNLSNFFNKGIPFILLFLFFSCASKKDIIYYQNIEGANIPQNTTSYEVKIQPDDLLMIIVSAEDPEIAIPFNLTSIAVSSSGRPDLATGQLTTQTYLVDRNGDIEFPVLGKLKVGGLTRTEVLQSLKTKIGVYIKNPIINLRITNFKISLQGEVTLPGTYSIVSERITLIEALSMAKDLTIYGKRDNILIIREINGVKSYNRVDITKADFINSPFYYLTQNDVVYVEPNKTKINAAAVGPNTSVIVSAISILVSLSVLLFK; from the coding sequence ATGAATTTAAATCTTTCTAATTTTTTTAATAAAGGTATACCTTTTATACTTTTATTTTTATTTTTTTCATGTGCCTCTAAAAAAGATATTATTTACTATCAAAATATTGAAGGAGCTAATATACCTCAAAATACCACTTCATATGAAGTGAAAATTCAGCCAGATGATTTATTGATGATTATTGTATCTGCAGAAGATCCAGAAATTGCAATTCCTTTTAATCTGACAAGTATTGCTGTTTCTAGTTCGGGGAGACCGGATTTAGCAACAGGTCAATTAACTACTCAGACTTATTTGGTAGATAGAAATGGTGATATTGAATTTCCTGTGTTAGGGAAATTAAAAGTAGGGGGATTAACCAGAACAGAAGTGCTGCAATCATTAAAAACAAAAATCGGAGTTTATATTAAAAATCCTATAATTAATCTCAGAATTACCAATTTTAAAATTTCATTACAAGGAGAGGTAACTTTACCTGGGACATATTCTATAGTCTCTGAAAGAATTACACTAATTGAGGCTTTAAGTATGGCGAAGGATTTGACTATTTATGGTAAAAGGGATAACATTTTAATTATACGCGAAATTAATGGTGTGAAATCGTATAATAGAGTCGATATCACAAAAGCGGATTTTATTAATTCACCTTTTTATTATTTGACACAAAATGATGTTGTGTATGTAGAGCCAAACAAAACTAAAATAAATGCCGCAGCAGTAGGTCCTAATACTTCTGTTATTGTATCAGCAATTTCTATATTAGTGTCACTTTCTGTTCTACTTTTTAAATAA
- a CDS encoding Hpt domain-containing protein — protein sequence MALKYNLSKVYALSDNDSEFVNEILRLFVTEVPEDLKQIKEGIKKKDHKHAYSYAHKIKPTLDLMGLNVAFEEILQVEAWTKAEGKKKEIIETFKSIKKQVNEAVKEIKKDFDV from the coding sequence ATGGCATTAAAATATAATTTATCAAAAGTATACGCACTTTCAGACAATGATTCGGAATTTGTAAATGAAATTCTAAGATTGTTTGTTACTGAAGTGCCGGAAGATTTGAAGCAAATAAAAGAGGGAATTAAGAAGAAAGATCACAAACACGCCTACTCGTACGCGCATAAAATAAAACCAACCCTGGATTTGATGGGTTTGAATGTAGCTTTTGAAGAAATTTTGCAGGTTGAAGCCTGGACCAAGGCTGAAGGCAAAAAGAAAGAAATTATAGAAACTTTTAAAAGCATTAAAAAACAAGTAAATGAAGCTGTTAAAGAAATTAAAAAAGATTTCGATGTTTAA
- a CDS encoding CinA family nicotinamide mononucleotide deamidase-related protein: MKATIVTIGDEILIGQIIDTNSGFMAKALDRIGVEVREMISISDDKKHILDTFSQLQNKVDLVIVTGGLGPTKDDVTKKTFCEYFDDQLVVNPEVLAHVTQLIEGHFKRPITQMNKDQALVPSACTILYNKVGTAPGMWMKKENTVFISLPGVPYEMKYLVEEEIIPKIVREYKRPYIIHKTILTYGQGESLVAERIEHWENNLPEFIKLAYLPNPGRVRLRLTARGTDKEVLEAAIEENVKSLDAIIHDIIVGFDDDETIEVVVGKLLVQQNKTISTAESFTGGKIASLLSAVPGASHYFKGSVVSYATETKVNVLGVPQNLVDEFSVVSAEVASAMALNVKQLLKTDYAIATTGNAGPSKGDSDAEIGTVFIALATPNGVITEEFNFGQPREKVIDRATIKSLEILQKEILKIV, encoded by the coding sequence ATGAAAGCAACAATCGTTACTATTGGAGACGAAATTTTAATAGGTCAGATTATTGATACTAACTCCGGATTCATGGCTAAAGCATTAGATCGAATTGGAGTTGAGGTGAGGGAGATGATTTCGATAAGCGATGATAAAAAACATATTTTAGATACTTTTTCACAACTCCAGAATAAAGTCGATCTGGTGATTGTAACTGGAGGATTAGGTCCAACTAAGGATGATGTTACAAAAAAAACTTTTTGCGAATATTTTGATGATCAGCTGGTTGTAAATCCGGAAGTTTTGGCTCATGTTACCCAGTTAATCGAAGGTCATTTTAAACGTCCGATTACGCAGATGAATAAAGATCAGGCTCTGGTTCCTTCTGCATGTACCATACTTTATAATAAAGTTGGTACAGCGCCCGGAATGTGGATGAAAAAAGAAAATACTGTTTTTATTTCGTTGCCTGGAGTACCTTATGAAATGAAGTATCTGGTTGAAGAAGAAATAATTCCTAAAATTGTCCGCGAATATAAACGTCCTTATATTATTCATAAAACCATTTTGACTTACGGGCAGGGCGAGAGTTTAGTTGCGGAACGTATTGAACATTGGGAAAATAATCTGCCTGAGTTTATTAAATTGGCATATCTTCCAAATCCGGGTCGCGTACGTTTGAGATTGACCGCGAGAGGTACAGATAAAGAGGTTTTGGAGGCGGCAATAGAAGAAAATGTAAAGTCATTGGATGCTATAATTCACGATATTATAGTAGGTTTTGATGATGATGAAACTATCGAAGTTGTTGTAGGGAAATTGTTAGTTCAGCAAAATAAAACTATTTCAACTGCTGAGAGTTTTACTGGCGGAAAAATTGCTTCATTATTATCTGCTGTTCCGGGAGCGTCTCATTACTTTAAAGGCAGTGTTGTTTCGTATGCAACAGAAACGAAAGTGAATGTTCTTGGGGTTCCGCAGAATCTTGTAGATGAATTTTCAGTAGTCAGTGCAGAGGTAGCATCGGCTATGGCTTTAAATGTAAAACAGTTGCTTAAAACTGACTATGCTATTGCTACAACAGGCAATGCTGGTCCATCGAAAGGTGACTCAGATGCTGAAATTGGAACTGTGTTTATTGCTTTGGCCACGCCAAATGGTGTCATTACAGAAGAATTTAACTTTGGGCAACCACGTGAAAAAGTGATAGATAGGGCTACCATTAAGAGTCTGGAAATATTACAGAAAGAAATTTTGAAAATTGTGTAA
- a CDS encoding tyrosine-protein phosphatase translates to MLSFLKQKPHLKDLLSGDYIDIHSHLLPGIDDGAKTISDTESLIKSFEKIGVSQFITTPHISHYIWNNSPQAIQKNHAETSGLLSNTNASKPFLAAAEYFMDDWFEKHFQNEKLLPLKDNYVLVEMSYINAPIQLYKILFDLQVAGYKPVLAHPERYLFYHKNFIEYERLKKAGCLFQLNLLAVVGYYGEEVTKISEQLLKKGMYDFVGTDVHHNNHIAAFDKKVKINTVEALREIIANNNFFKF, encoded by the coding sequence ATGCTATCATTTTTAAAACAAAAACCGCATTTAAAAGATCTTTTATCAGGTGATTATATTGATATTCACTCGCATTTATTGCCAGGAATAGACGATGGTGCCAAAACAATATCTGACACAGAGAGCCTAATAAAATCATTCGAAAAGATTGGGGTTTCGCAATTTATAACGACGCCCCATATTAGCCATTATATATGGAATAATTCTCCTCAGGCTATTCAGAAAAATCATGCCGAAACAAGCGGACTATTAAGCAATACTAATGCATCCAAACCTTTTTTGGCTGCAGCAGAATACTTTATGGACGACTGGTTTGAAAAACATTTTCAAAATGAAAAGCTTCTTCCTTTAAAAGACAATTATGTCCTGGTAGAAATGTCATATATAAATGCCCCCATACAGTTGTATAAAATTTTATTTGATTTACAGGTCGCAGGATACAAACCCGTTTTAGCACATCCGGAACGCTATTTATTTTATCATAAAAATTTCATTGAATACGAAAGACTAAAAAAAGCAGGATGTTTGTTTCAATTGAATTTATTGGCTGTTGTAGGCTACTACGGTGAAGAAGTTACTAAAATCTCTGAACAGTTATTAAAAAAAGGAATGTATGATTTTGTGGGCACAGATGTTCATCACAACAATCACATAGCTGCCTTTGATAAAAAAGTAAAAATAAATACAGTAGAAGCATTGAGGGAAATTATAGCCAACAATAATTTTTTCAAATTCTAA
- a CDS encoding glycosyltransferase family 2 protein, with protein MQLSVVILNYNVRYFLEQCVLSVQEALSGIHGEIIVVDNNSDDDSCIMMKSRFPEVRLIENKENSGFPRGNNIGVSEAKGKYICILNPDTVVAEDTFIKILAFAEEKKNLGIIGCKLIDGTGNFLPESKRGTPTPWVAFTKIFGLYKIFPKQKLFNQYYAQHLSENKTGKVDILVGAFMFMERELYLQIGGFDENCFMYADDIDLSYSVLQMQKNNYYFHETSVLHYKGESTVKDEKYMRRFQEAMEFFYQKHFRKSLFFSVFIKVGIFLFSVVKMFQGKPKSNPLPESYVFFSENEILSPQLSSVLKNKVSFFDFKKEKMVNSCLLSGGKRIEIILDNQYVSFKKCIEILESLKRTNITFKILPKKSSFIIGSNSKNERGQIIKIE; from the coding sequence ATGCAGTTATCAGTTGTTATTCTTAATTATAATGTACGCTATTTTCTGGAACAGTGTGTATTGAGTGTTCAGGAAGCCCTTTCTGGTATTCATGGGGAAATTATTGTAGTCGATAATAATTCTGATGATGATAGCTGCATAATGATGAAAAGCAGGTTTCCTGAGGTACGACTAATTGAAAATAAAGAAAATTCAGGATTTCCAAGAGGAAATAATATCGGTGTATCTGAGGCTAAAGGCAAATATATTTGTATTCTTAATCCCGATACAGTAGTTGCAGAAGATACGTTTATAAAAATTCTGGCTTTCGCCGAAGAAAAAAAGAATCTCGGTATTATCGGCTGTAAATTAATTGACGGGACAGGAAATTTTCTGCCTGAAAGCAAACGCGGAACCCCAACGCCATGGGTAGCTTTTACCAAGATTTTTGGATTGTATAAAATTTTTCCAAAACAAAAGCTTTTCAATCAGTATTATGCACAGCATTTATCAGAAAATAAAACAGGAAAGGTTGATATTTTAGTAGGTGCATTTATGTTTATGGAACGCGAATTGTACTTGCAAATCGGAGGTTTTGATGAAAATTGTTTTATGTATGCAGACGATATAGATTTATCCTATTCTGTTTTGCAAATGCAAAAAAATAATTATTATTTTCATGAAACATCAGTACTACATTATAAAGGAGAAAGTACTGTTAAGGACGAAAAATACATGAGAAGATTTCAGGAGGCAATGGAATTTTTCTATCAGAAGCATTTTAGAAAATCCTTATTTTTTTCGGTTTTTATTAAAGTTGGAATTTTTCTTTTTTCGGTTGTTAAAATGTTTCAGGGAAAACCTAAGTCAAATCCATTACCGGAAAGTTATGTTTTCTTTTCGGAAAATGAAATTTTGAGCCCCCAATTGTCTTCCGTTTTAAAAAATAAAGTAAGTTTTTTCGATTTCAAAAAGGAAAAAATGGTAAATTCGTGCCTCCTTTCAGGGGGTAAAAGAATTGAGATTATTTTAGATAATCAATACGTTTCTTTTAAAAAATGTATCGAAATCTTAGAAAGTCTTAAACGTACTAATATTACTTTTAAAATTTTACCCAAAAAAAGTAGTTTTATAATTGGAAGTAATTCTAAAAACGAACGTGGTCAAATAATAAAAATTGAGTAA
- a CDS encoding fumarylacetoacetate hydrolase family protein, producing MKIICIGRNYTNHIEELKNERPSEPVIFMKPDSAVLLKQHPFVIPEFSEDIHHEIEIVVKINKVGKYIEPKFAHKYYDEISVGIDFTARDLQTKLKEKGLPWEKAKAFDGSAVIGDFLPKTLFSSVENINFELVNNNKTVQKGNTSLMLWKIDELISYVSQYFTLKIGDVIFTGTPAGVAAVKPNDVLEGFLEDKKLFRIQVK from the coding sequence ATGAAAATAATCTGCATCGGGAGAAATTATACCAATCATATTGAAGAATTAAAAAACGAAAGACCTTCAGAACCTGTTATTTTTATGAAACCGGATTCGGCGGTTTTATTAAAGCAACATCCGTTTGTTATTCCGGAATTTTCAGAAGATATTCATCATGAAATAGAGATTGTTGTAAAAATTAATAAGGTTGGTAAATATATCGAGCCTAAATTCGCACATAAATATTATGATGAAATAAGTGTAGGGATTGATTTTACAGCTCGTGATTTACAAACAAAGTTAAAAGAGAAGGGGCTGCCGTGGGAAAAAGCCAAAGCTTTTGACGGTTCAGCAGTAATTGGGGATTTTTTGCCGAAGACACTTTTTAGTTCTGTTGAAAATATTAATTTTGAACTTGTAAATAATAATAAAACAGTTCAGAAAGGCAATACAAGTCTCATGCTATGGAAAATAGATGAGCTTATTTCGTATGTATCACAGTATTTTACTCTAAAAATAGGTGATGTTATATTTACCGGAACGCCTGCAGGAGTTGCGGCGGTTAAGCCAAATGATGTTTTAGAAGGCTTTTTAGAGGATAAAAAATTATTTAGAATACAAGTAAAATAA
- a CDS encoding DUF4295 domain-containing protein has protein sequence MAKKTVASLQTASKRLSKAIKMVKSPKTGAYTFVESIMAPEEVDEFLKKK, from the coding sequence ATGGCAAAGAAAACCGTAGCATCGTTACAAACAGCTTCTAAGAGATTGTCAAAAGCCATCAAAATGGTTAAATCTCCTAAAACTGGTGCATATACATTCGTAGAATCTATTATGGCTCCTGAAGAAGTTGATGAATTCTTGAAAAAGAAATAA
- the rpmB gene encoding 50S ribosomal protein L28, with protein sequence MSRVCDLTGKRAMVGNNVSHAMNKTKRKFSVNLVKKRFYLPEEDRWITLRVAASTIKTINKNGITAVLKKAQSEGFIK encoded by the coding sequence ATGTCAAGAGTTTGTGACCTTACAGGTAAAAGAGCGATGGTAGGAAATAACGTTTCTCACGCTATGAACAAAACTAAGAGAAAGTTTTCTGTAAACTTAGTTAAAAAGCGTTTTTATCTTCCAGAAGAAGATAGATGGATTACTCTTAGAGTAGCAGCATCTACGATAAAAACAATTAATAAAAATGGAATCACTGCTGTTTTGAAAAAAGCGCAGTCAGAAGGATTTATCAAATAA
- a CDS encoding GumC family protein → MQDFYNEAEEDVINEVNLREQLDKYLIHWKWFILSVFLCLVLAFLYLRYTTTNYVASTSILVKDEKKGGMLSELSAFADLGMGGSLKSNVDNEIEILKSRTLVESTIKDLNLNVALFVEGNVVDRDIYGETPINVYFINKTELFDEAKVILKLHLISNNTFSLENTIVDEPNEVKDVLLSSKKQFKFGEKIPTRIGMLIIVKTAFYKKNNIGRDKSIRIIISPLDNVTESFRERLKVESISKTSSVVNISITDPVQKKAEDFLNNMIKIYNKDAAEDKNFISENTSKFIAERLALITQELDGVEQDVESFKKSNQLTDIESEAKLFIEGSNEYDKKGVETEIQLNVVSSLLDFIKKSTNADLLPTNIISDNGEAGGLITSYNQLVLDRNRILKSATTENPSVVKLDAQISSLKANVATSLKRMQSNLQIQNRDLKSQERILNSKIGKIPVQERQFRVIARQQKVKEELYLYLLQKREETAISLAATEPNARVIDAAKANKIPVSPKKKVIYLAGLLIGLLIPFGIIYGHDLLDTKIKSRLDLEGKTQIPFIGDIPTSEDANELIKTESRTSSAEAIRIVRTNLEFMLTNVPDGLAKTIFVTSTFPAEGKTLVSVNLAATFALSGRKVLLIGMDIRNPKFMDYFAMPNFGLTNYLSSNDTDINKYIIKHNDYQNFYILPSGVIPPNPAELLMSKNVDTLFETLKKEYDYIIVDTAPVSLVADTLLVAKNADTFVYVMRANVLEKRMLSIANTFYREKKLPNMCIVLNDTDSTKGYGYGYGYGVKIEKKSWFRKIKKDIS, encoded by the coding sequence ATGCAAGATTTTTATAATGAAGCTGAAGAAGATGTAATCAATGAGGTAAATCTTCGTGAACAACTAGATAAATATTTAATTCATTGGAAATGGTTTATATTAAGTGTTTTCCTTTGTTTGGTTTTGGCGTTTTTGTATTTACGATACACCACAACAAATTATGTTGCCAGTACTTCTATATTGGTTAAGGATGAAAAAAAAGGAGGTATGCTTTCTGAATTATCAGCCTTTGCAGACTTAGGAATGGGTGGGAGTTTAAAAAGCAATGTCGATAACGAAATTGAAATTTTGAAGTCAAGAACATTAGTTGAAAGTACTATTAAGGATCTTAATCTTAATGTTGCCTTATTTGTTGAAGGAAATGTTGTAGATCGCGATATATACGGCGAAACCCCTATAAATGTTTATTTTATAAATAAAACGGAATTATTTGATGAGGCTAAAGTAATTTTAAAATTACATTTAATATCTAACAATACTTTCTCTTTAGAAAATACAATAGTAGATGAGCCGAATGAAGTAAAGGATGTTCTCCTGTCATCTAAAAAACAATTTAAGTTTGGAGAGAAAATACCTACAAGAATAGGGATGTTGATAATTGTGAAAACGGCATTCTACAAGAAAAATAATATTGGAAGAGATAAATCAATTAGAATTATAATTAGTCCCCTGGATAATGTTACGGAAAGTTTTAGAGAAAGATTGAAAGTCGAATCAATTAGTAAAACCAGTAGTGTTGTAAATATATCTATAACAGATCCTGTTCAAAAGAAAGCTGAAGATTTTCTAAATAATATGATTAAAATTTACAATAAAGATGCTGCAGAAGATAAAAATTTTATTTCTGAAAACACATCTAAATTTATAGCTGAACGTCTGGCGTTAATTACACAAGAATTAGACGGCGTAGAACAGGATGTAGAAAGCTTTAAAAAATCAAATCAGTTAACTGACATTGAATCTGAAGCCAAGCTTTTTATTGAAGGTTCGAATGAATATGATAAAAAGGGTGTGGAAACTGAAATTCAGTTGAATGTAGTTTCATCCTTGCTGGATTTTATTAAAAAAAGCACGAATGCTGATTTACTGCCAACCAATATTATATCAGATAATGGGGAAGCAGGTGGTTTAATTACGTCATACAATCAGTTAGTTTTAGACCGTAACCGGATTTTAAAGTCAGCTACTACCGAGAATCCTTCAGTAGTGAAATTAGATGCACAGATTTCATCACTTAAAGCCAATGTTGCGACAAGTTTAAAAAGAATGCAGTCTAATTTACAGATCCAAAACCGCGATTTAAAAAGCCAGGAAAGAATTTTGAATAGTAAAATTGGTAAAATTCCGGTGCAGGAGCGTCAGTTCAGGGTCATTGCCAGACAGCAAAAAGTAAAAGAGGAATTGTATTTGTATTTGCTGCAGAAAAGGGAAGAAACTGCTATTTCTTTGGCTGCTACTGAACCTAATGCGCGTGTTATTGATGCTGCAAAGGCAAATAAGATTCCAGTAAGCCCAAAGAAAAAAGTTATTTATCTTGCAGGTTTGTTAATAGGTCTTTTGATACCCTTTGGAATTATATATGGACATGATTTATTAGATACTAAAATTAAAAGCAGACTGGATCTGGAAGGTAAAACGCAAATACCTTTTATAGGGGATATCCCTACTTCTGAAGATGCGAATGAATTGATTAAAACTGAGAGCAGGACAAGTTCAGCAGAGGCGATACGTATTGTCAGGACAAACCTTGAATTTATGCTGACAAATGTTCCGGATGGTTTAGCAAAAACTATTTTTGTGACTTCTACTTTTCCTGCAGAAGGTAAAACATTAGTGTCAGTAAATCTGGCTGCTACTTTCGCATTATCAGGAAGAAAAGTTTTATTGATAGGAATGGATATTAGAAATCCAAAATTTATGGATTATTTTGCGATGCCAAATTTTGGTTTAACTAATTATTTGTCGTCAAATGATACAGATATAAACAAATACATTATTAAGCATAATGACTACCAAAATTTCTACATATTGCCATCTGGTGTAATCCCGCCAAATCCTGCAGAGTTGTTGATGAGTAAAAATGTAGATACTCTGTTTGAAACATTAAAAAAGGAATATGATTATATTATTGTAGATACTGCACCTGTAAGTCTGGTGGCAGATACATTATTGGTTGCAAAAAATGCAGATACGTTTGTATATGTAATGCGTGCTAATGTTTTAGAGAAAAGAATGTTATCTATAGCGAATACATTTTACAGAGAAAAGAAATTACCAAATATGTGTATTGTCCTTAATGATACTGATTCTACCAAAGGATATGGCTATGGATATGGCTATGGGGTTAAAATAGAAAAAAAATCCTGGTTTAGAAAAATCAAAAAAGATATAAGCTAA
- the rpmG gene encoding 50S ribosomal protein L33: MAKKGNRIQVILECTEHKTSGVAGTSRYITTKNKKNTPDRLEIKKFNPILKRVTVHKEIK, encoded by the coding sequence ATGGCAAAGAAAGGTAATAGAATCCAGGTAATTTTAGAATGTACTGAACACAAGACTTCTGGTGTTGCAGGGACTTCAAGATACATCACAACAAAGAACAAAAAAAATACTCCGGACAGATTAGAGATTAAAAAATTTAATCCAATCTTGAAAAGAGTAACTGTTCACAAAGAAATTAAGTAA
- a CDS encoding 3'-5' exonuclease, with amino-acid sequence MELKLSRPICFFDLETTGIDIGKDRIVEISIFKVFPNGNKESKTWLVNPTIPIPPHTTEVHGITDEKVANEPTFNELAPQVYNMIKDSDLGGFNSDRFDIPLLAEELLRAGVDFDMKNKVSVDVQTIFHKMEERTLSAALKFYCGKNLENAHSAEADTMATYEILKAQLDRYPELENDIKSLSEFTTRKKIADFAGMIAFDKDNEEIFTFGKHKGAKVEKVLESEPGYFSWIQNADFPLYTKKVLTAIKLRKLNTK; translated from the coding sequence ATGGAACTCAAACTCAGCAGACCAATCTGCTTTTTCGATTTAGAAACGACCGGAATTGATATCGGAAAAGACAGGATTGTAGAAATTTCAATATTTAAAGTTTTTCCAAACGGAAATAAAGAAAGCAAAACCTGGTTAGTTAATCCAACAATTCCAATTCCGCCGCATACAACCGAGGTACATGGTATAACAGATGAAAAAGTGGCGAATGAACCAACATTTAATGAGTTGGCTCCACAAGTTTACAATATGATTAAAGACAGCGACTTGGGAGGTTTTAATTCAGATCGTTTTGATATTCCTTTATTAGCTGAAGAATTGCTTCGTGCGGGCGTTGATTTTGATATGAAAAATAAAGTTTCTGTAGATGTTCAGACTATTTTTCATAAAATGGAAGAGCGTACATTAAGTGCAGCATTAAAATTTTATTGCGGGAAAAATCTTGAAAACGCACATTCTGCAGAAGCAGACACAATGGCAACTTATGAAATATTGAAAGCACAGTTAGATCGCTATCCTGAACTGGAAAATGATATTAAGTCATTGTCAGAATTTACAACCCGCAAAAAAATTGCTGATTTTGCCGGAATGATTGCTTTTGATAAAGACAATGAAGAAATTTTTACTTTCGGAAAACATAAAGGCGCAAAAGTTGAAAAAGTTTTAGAATCAGAACCTGGCTATTTTAGCTGGATTCAAAATGCTGATTTTCCTTTGTATACGAAAAAAGTTTTGACGGCAATTAAATTAAGAAAGTTAAACACCAAGTAA
- a CDS encoding dihydrolipoamide acetyltransferase family protein: protein MARFELRLPKMGESVAEATITNWLKEVGDKIEADEAVLEIATDKVDSEVPSEVSGILVEQLFGKDDLVQVGQVIAIIETEGDNTSEVKSIEKTVIPAEAIEIEKTIDAAREAVSTPQNFSDSDKFFSPLVKNIAKEEGISVSELEGIPGSGKEGRVTKEDILKYIENRKSDDKKVEVVLSPKSAEPIPQKTQHAVPVSVNGEDEIVEMDRMRKLISGYMTASLQTSAHVQSFIEVDVTNIVKWREKVKAAFEKREGEKLTFTPIFMEAVAKAIKDFPGINISVDGDYIIKKRNINLGMAAALPNGNLIVPVIKNADQLNLVGMAKAVNDLANRAKSGKLKPDDTQGGTYTVTNVGTFGSVFGTPIINQPQVGILALGAIRKVPAVIETPEGDFIGIRQKMFLSHSYDHRVVDGALGGSFVKRVAEYLEAFDVDRDF, encoded by the coding sequence ATGGCAAGATTTGAATTGAGACTTCCGAAAATGGGAGAAAGTGTAGCTGAAGCAACCATTACAAACTGGTTGAAAGAAGTTGGAGACAAAATTGAAGCTGACGAAGCGGTCCTGGAAATTGCAACGGACAAGGTTGATAGTGAAGTACCAAGTGAAGTGTCGGGGATTTTAGTTGAACAATTATTTGGCAAAGATGATCTGGTTCAGGTTGGACAAGTTATAGCGATTATTGAAACAGAAGGGGATAATACTTCAGAAGTAAAATCGATTGAAAAAACGGTAATTCCTGCTGAGGCAATTGAAATTGAGAAAACAATTGATGCTGCCAGAGAAGCTGTTTCAACTCCTCAAAATTTCTCTGATTCGGATAAATTCTTTTCCCCATTGGTGAAAAATATAGCTAAGGAGGAAGGTATTTCTGTCTCTGAATTAGAAGGTATACCCGGTTCAGGAAAAGAAGGACGTGTTACGAAAGAAGATATTTTAAAATACATTGAAAACCGTAAATCTGATGATAAAAAAGTAGAAGTTGTACTTTCTCCAAAATCAGCAGAACCAATACCTCAAAAAACGCAACACGCAGTTCCGGTTTCTGTTAATGGAGAGGATGAAATTGTTGAAATGGACAGAATGCGTAAATTAATTTCTGGCTATATGACAGCATCGCTTCAAACTTCTGCGCATGTTCAGTCTTTCATTGAAGTAGATGTGACGAATATTGTCAAATGGAGAGAAAAGGTTAAAGCTGCTTTTGAAAAAAGAGAAGGTGAAAAACTTACTTTTACACCTATTTTTATGGAAGCTGTTGCAAAAGCTATAAAAGATTTTCCGGGAATCAATATATCGGTTGATGGAGATTACATTATCAAAAAAAGGAATATAAATTTAGGAATGGCTGCTGCTTTGCCAAACGGAAATCTGATTGTGCCTGTTATTAAAAATGCAGATCAGTTAAATCTTGTCGGAATGGCAAAAGCGGTAAATGACTTGGCAAATCGTGCTAAAAGCGGAAAGCTAAAACCTGATGATACTCAGGGAGGAACTTATACTGTGACAAATGTTGGTACTTTTGGAAGTGTTTTTGGAACTCCTATTATCAATCAGCCACAAGTTGGAATCCTGGCTTTAGGTGCTATTCGGAAAGTTCCTGCGGTCATAGAAACACCTGAAGGTGATTTTATAGGAATCCGTCAGAAGATGTTTTTATCGCATTCTTATGATCATAGGGTAGTAGATGGTGCTTTAGGAGGAAGCTTTGTGAAGCGTGTTGCTGAGTATTTAGAAGCATTTGATGTCGACAGGGATTTCTAA